The Malus domestica chromosome 17, GDT2T_hap1 genome contains the following window.
AAGCAAGCAGCGGCAGCTCCTAGTGGAAGGACATATTCTTGATTCCTTTGTTGAGTGGACATCCAATATTTACAACAGAGGAAAGGAAGAAGGCGGTTTCTTCCCAAAAGAAACACAGCTGAATGGcttgttcttctctctctctcaacctctCTCAACctccctctatctctctctacctctctctctcaacagGGATCAACAAAATTAGGGTTCGGATTTCCATAAACCCCTTTTTACTCTTTCTGTGCAAGTCCAAGGAAAGGAaggggtttttgggttttgatctCTTGGGTTCCGAAGACCCTTTTCTCAGCGGCAGGATCGATATGAATTCCCCAATTTTCAAGAGGAATCCGCAGTCTCTGAGCAAAATCCGAGTAGCGACACCGCGCCTGTAGCTTCCGCTGATTCGATTGAATTCCAGGGCAAGAAAAAGTAAATTTCAAGGGAAGTCAAAGGATTTTACTCCCACTGCTGCCAAGGTACGTACAATGTGATGTTAaatttatccaatttttcgaTTTGGATTTAGTTGATAGTTTTTGGGGTTTTGACTTTTCAGTAGAGCATTAGTTAAAGCAGTTATCTTTGTGTCCATAAAGTTGGTAGCGGGAAATGAAAATTACCCTGTTAATTTGTTGCAGCCGCCATGGCCTCCGAAAGAAGCATTCGTGTAAGAGCAACAAGGGCTCGAGCTACTGACGAATTATAGTCATAATCTAGCTGAAATTGTAAGAATTGTGAGTTAAATTTCAATGCTTTCGAATCGTTATAGTGCTAAGTCATTTCCTTAATATCAAGCTTTATGCTGAAATTATATACGATTTTGTGATCTGAACATGTTTCAGGGTGAAAAAAATCCCAACCAGTCTCGGCCAAATAAGTGATCTGACGTATCTATCCTTATCTGGCAATCTCCTTATTGGTGTCATTCCGTCTAGTTTGGGGCTGCTTGCCTCTTTAGAAGTGCTTGAACTTTCTTCAAACTATCTCACTGGTGAGATACCGAAAGATATTGTGAATCTGCTGTTCTTCTGCTCGACAAGAATAATATTTCTGGTCAGATTCCATCTCTCACACTGTCATCTTTCAATGTGTCTTTCAATAACATATCAGGTTCACTGCCTGCGAATAATAACCTGATGAAATGCAATGCTGATATAGGAAACCCGTATCTACACTCTTGCGCCATGTTTTCTCTGTCACAGGCAGCTTCTGATTTTCAAGGAAGAGTTGGCGATTCACAACCTTTTGCTGCTTCACCAATGGGAGGTCCAACTCAGGAGAGTGGGAACGGTTTCAGTCCAATTGAGATAGCATCCATTACTTCTGCAGTGGCCATAGTTTCAGTGCTGCTTGCTCTTGTTGTTCTGTTCTTATATACACGGAAATGGAATCCAAAGTCTGGAACTCAAGGGTCTACCAGGAAGGAAGTTACAGTTTTCACAGACATTGGGGTTCCGTTGACCTTTGAGAATGTTGTGTGAGGCACAGGAAGTTTCATTGCTAGCAACTGCATCGGGAATGGAGGTTTTGGAGCTACCTACAAGGCAGAGATATCACCTGGAATCGTGGTGGCAATTAAACGGCTTTCAGTTGGAAGGTTCCCAGGAGTCCAACAGTTTCACgcagaaattaaaacccttgGAAGGCTTCGGCATCCAAATCTTGTCACTTTGCTTGGTTATCACGCCAGTGATACAGAGATGTTTCTAATATACAACTATTTGGCGGGTGGTAATTTGGAAAAGTTTATTCAGGAAAGGTCTACAAGGGATGTGGATTGGAGGGTACTTCACAAGATTGCTTTGGACATAGCCCGTGCACTTGCCTACCTACATGATCAATGCGTACCACGTGTCCTTCATCGGGATGTCAAGCCGAGCAATATTTTGTTGGATGATGATTTTAATGCGTATCTCTCAGGCTTTGGTTTGGCCAGACTTCTGGGAACTTCAGAGACCCATGCTACTACCGGCGTTGCTGGAACTATTGGATATATTGCCCCAGAATATGCAATGACTTGCCGTGTTTCAGATAAGGCTGATGTATATAGTTATGGCGTTGTGCTACTGGAGTTACTCTCTGACAAGAAGGCACTGGATCCCTCCTTCTCTTCGTATGGAAATGGATTCAACATCGTTCAGTGGTCATGTATGCTTCTTCGGCAAGGCCGGGCAAAGGAATTCTTCACCGCTGGGTTATGGGATGCAGGTCCCCATGATGACTTAGTAGAAGTTCTTCACTTGGCAGTAGTGTGCACGGTTGACTCTCTCTCAACCAGGCCTACAATGAGGCAAGTTGTACGACGGCTTAAGCAACTTCAGCCTCCATCTTGCTAGCTGCATTACAAGGTTTGTACTGGTTAACATTAGTAGTCTGTAGAAAGAGGAGCTCCATTTGTCATATGTGTCTGCGCATTCGGTGCGCTTTGGATATTTCTTATCCAACCATTTCAGCCTTTGTTTCCAGCCAGACAGACAAGAGGCAGCTTCGTTCGCCATGGATGCATTAAAAGAGATTCAACATTGCTACTTAGGCCCGAGGGACCAAAGGAGGTTCGACATTGTAGCATGGGCTATATGCTTCTTCGACATGGCCGTGTAAAGGAATTCATTATAGCTGTGTTATGGTATGCAGGTCCTCATGATGCAGTTTTCTCGACAAGGCTTACAGTGGCGAATTGAGTCATGGTGTAAGCAACTTCAGCCCTCTGTCTTGTTAGCTGACCAACAAGGGTTGGATCGGTTAACATTAGTAATCTGTATGGCCTCAGGTTAAGAGTATTTGCTTCTGCACCCGTGGTCCTGTAATATATATCGTGTCAAAGTAAAAGAACGTAATAAAAGTATAGTAATTTCTGTGCTGATGTTCTGTTGCTTGGTTTATAGGCGTGTTACTGAATTATTCTTCCACTTTGAATTGTAAAAAGAGTAATGTTTGTCACTTTTACAAATGGGAGGGTCCTGGTTGGTAGGAAGCTATTGGCAACATATTCTTCTTTGGTCATAAGTTTCGTTCTAGCCAAATgcgaatttaaaccatattattgctagcctattgtaatGTTTAATCTGCTCCggttttagtatagataatattgtttgttaaaaaaaaaaaaaaccttttcttTACTGCATACACAAAATCCCTTGCTTTCCCATCACCTCATTCTATTggaggagaaatttttttaagtgTACGGTGTTTAACTGAGTACTTCAAGTGtcataaaataaattatgagacacggaaaaatatataatttttctaCTTGTATTATGATTTCTTGAGTGTCGGTTAAATACCCggtacttgaaaaaaaaatctctcctaaTGAAAATTTATGTTATAGCACCTTGTCAAATCATTCCGACGAAAACAACAAAGATCCACATTCTTTGCAGAAGTTACTCCTAGTCATCTTTGGACACCTCTATTTGGGAAGTAACTTTTGCACATTCTTTTTTAATCCTGCTCGTCGAAATTGATATGCATAAATCATTTGGGCACCGAGATAGAATTAAGGTCAAGCTCATAAAAAGCCGGACATAATTAAGTATTGAACTCGATATCTATAAAAATCGAACTTAAAACGTTCCActtgtaaataaaaatatatacagTTAGACCATAGTGTTGGCGGGGTAAAATGCCTCTTGGGAGCCCTTTGTTCTAAGGTTAGAGCCTTCCAACAAGAAGCTTCATGTACCGAGTTCAATACAAGTGCCCACAAATCCATTGAAAGACCGAATTTAAACAAACCAAACAAAGAGTAAAAGCAACATTGATGAATCTTTCCCTACTTTCTCCCTCGTGCTCACGTCTAGGTTTTGACATGGCCACAAGGGCACTAGCAACTACAAAAACGGACTAGGGTTCACCACTATATGCTTCAACGGGTGCGCCACGTCACCACCGCCGGCATGCTTCACAAACTCCGCTGGCGAGAGAAAGCTGCCATGGCAAACGCACAGTATCCTCACTTCCTCACCCTTCTTGTATCTGTAAAGAAACCCTTCTATTCTTTTCCCGTCAGGGCCATCTCCTGTCGTAGACACACACGGCATGTTCTCCAACACATTCCTCATGATTTCGTTGGCACCATTTTCTGGAACTGGGGGTTTATTACAGTTGATTTCCGTTTGGACGCCATTGAACTGGCCCGATCTTTGAGCGGTTATCATTCTTGGGGTGGCTAACAGTTCATCCTCTGTCTTTGGCGAAGATTGAGAATCGACATGGCTTCTTGCTTGGGTGTGCACTCCTGCATATGCATATTGAGAtgtaaaatgtgaaaaaaaaagggaacaagAGCTGTGACAAACCAGTCTAAAAATAGATTTTCAAGTGATCCTAGGTATCGGCAAGAAGAGGAAATTGGTAGACAAACATCAACCGAATCTATCATATTGATATGATATAAATACAAGATCATTTGTCTACaatgttcttcttcttcatatCACAAAATCAATGGCATATCATTTCTCGTGGACACTTTAAGAGACAAAGTTCTTACTAAAGGCCTTCAGTctgggaaagggatcctctctagATCCCTTCCTCTTAATCCACCAAGTTCAGGAACcaggccattgaaatttgatccaacggcttagtccttgtttgtagccgttggatcaaatttcaatggccagGATCCCCGGAattggtggattaggaggaagggatccaaagaggatccctttccttcaTTATGCACTTCAAAATCAATCATGTGAAAGTAAAGTGGATAAGGATATTTGGCGTTGGGGAAAGTAAAGCAACATGGAGGGGATCTAAGGGACCACCGTAGCTGCCCCTGTCGAATGTAAAAGGCACCTAAACAAAGTCAATCATGGGACACTCCTAATCTAGAATTTCACTCGAGACGATTTTCATAACTAGGTTTCGTATAAAACTTAGGCTTCGTAGTTTTGAAGTTAGACCAGCTACTGAATAGAACACTTTGATATGAAAATTATATTGGACCAAACTACACATAAACCCCTAATCGGACCAAGAACATGGCTAGCAGCACCATCAATCGGTTTGTTAAGGAAGGCAATTCCGAAGTACCTAATTGGATAGACATACCATTACACAAATTGGATAGACATTTAGTACCTAATTGGGAAGGGAAGGGGAGACCTAaagccattttttcaaaaactcGAAAAACATAAAACCGTAATCCTCCTAAGAATTCAAGAACCTACACAATCACTCACAAAATTTATAACATACACCAAACAACGGTAAAAAGAGTCCAATTTCCCGACTTTTGGATGATACAAAATTTCACACAGATCACATAGCAAACTAATTACAATGAAAAACACGTACAAGAATTGAAACCAATTGTAATTAAATTGAAACGATGCAGACTTGGGCGTAGCTAAGTTACCTAGAGCAGTACAAATTAGTTTAGAATAGAATATCGCTCAACTCGGAAAAAGAAGTTTTGAAATGAGAATACCTTGAGACGTGGCAGCAACTTGGTTCTCAGATTCAGAAACCCCAGTTGAGCCACTTCCTTGAGATGCCGCCGGTGGCGGCGGAACAGGACAATTGGGTATCCCCATAGCTCTAAACTCATCTACAACCTTCACAAACTGCTCCCTCCTATGAACCCCATTCGCCACCTCCCCCGTCTTCTCCTCCACGCCGCCGTTCTCTCGGCTCCGATCTCTCGGTACCTTCAAGTTCCTCAGCTGCTTCTCCGACCTCTTCCTCTTCGCCTCCATTCTCCTCAAGCTCTGCAGCTCCTTCCGCTTCCTCCACTCGTCCTCTGTCTCCGTTGGAAGCGAACAAGTCCTCATCAGAGGCACCGCCCGCGACGGCGCGGACACACGACActtcgtttcttcttctcttgccGGGGTGAAACCGAAATCAGATATTGACGACGAGCGTTTCAGCGCCACCGTTTTGGCTCTGGCGGGGTCCACCCCGAACCGACCGTTCAGAGACAGCCCGAGGCTCAGCTCAATCTCCTCGGAATCCTCGCCGGTTGGCTCCCCGAAATTCCCCGGAAAATCGTTCCTGGCAACCATTTTCCCGTACAAATCGCCCGGAAAAGTACTCACTTGCATTGGGAACACCTGCTGGGTTGCTCTGTTCCCGCCTTCCTCTGTTTGCgccattgaaaaaaataaaaattgcagAAACTCGCCGGAACCCAAATCAAATTAATCGAATTCAATCAAAGCTACccagatcaattttttttcacgaTTTCAAAACCCAGAAGTATAATTTCaccagaaaattttgaaaatctgAGGAATTGTAGAACCGCCGGAAACCCAAATCGAATTGGTCAAATTCAGAGCTACCCGGATGAAATTTTTGCACTTTTCAGAACCGGGAAGTAGAAATTCAgcagaaaaattcaaaatctgagaaattgggtaaattttaatttaatttatcatATGGTTTACATCGAACGATGATTGCAGCCATGTTTCCACCGAACACTGCAACAAAACTCCCACATTTTCCCGCACTTTCTCGGCGCGAATTTTCCATGGAAACGGCGAGAAATTTCATCTCAGTTGCACCAGAGGACGAAGACCATGAAGCAGAAGAAGATCGGCACGCAATCAACGACCCCGCCAGAAGCAGTTCCTCAAGTTGATTGAAAACAAATTGACTGAAcacagaaaaaattaaaaagtaaaaataaatctcTTTTTAACGGAAGATAAAGAAATAGGGAATACCGAAAAAGCCCCTGAGAATCGCCGACTGCAGACACGTGGCGGACATGAAGAGCGCCGACAACCACGTGGCTTGCAGAAACGCAGATCTGAGTGACGCACCGAACATGCGACGCCTACTAGTTGGGTTTTACTAGATTAGGGTGCGAAGGGACACGTGTCGTGTCGGAGACGATGTGGCGTAGGTGGGCGCCACGTAGCGCGGAAATATCCCGGCGTTGTAGAGAGCCGCAATTCCCTCTATCCGATGCCTTAATATCTATGAATAAACGAGCTGGACTCCAGAGCTGGGAAAACGTACGCTCTGCGGGAGGGACACGTGGATGATGCCTGGGGAGTCGGGTCGGGGCCGTTTCGTTTCCTTGAAGGAATATTGTCGCCGCGAGTGTGGTCATCATTGCTATTCGCTTTATGCTAGTTAAAGTTCAACAAAACGTATTTCTTTGATAATTTGTTGGATTAGTATTAATTCGCTTGAATTCCCGTTTAAAATATTAGTATCAGTAGAAATATCAATACGTAAATTCGTAAAAATATTGACATATTTATCGAATATTGATATCAGATCaatatttgttgtttttttttatagaatatgGAGATTTAGAATAAAATTGTAGGAATTGTCAAACATTGGTTTTGTATGAAATATAAGAGTTTCTTCAATATTTAATAAATGTGTCTAAAATATCGACAATATCTTTCGATTTTAGCATAAAACTTAAAGAGTTTCTTTGATATAAAGTGTAGTTTAGAGTTCACAGGCCATTTTCctatctttcttttatttttgggatGTTTTCTGAAAGTATCAACCAAATGAAAGAAATTCTAAACTTTGACTTCTTAATTAAGTAATAAATTATGCTAgagccaaaattttaaattaaatttataaataatatGTCATCAATGTGAAATAGATATTTTAattaacacttaattaataatctaatcatatATAAccacataatttaattttaaaaatttaattcatCTAGCATTacatttaactaattaataaaaaaaatgtaataataAGGTGGAGTAAGACGGAAGAATCCATGGAGGAGGTGAGGAGGTGAGAGTGACACGCAAAAGGGCCTGTGACCTGGTCAGGTGTGGACCCCTCCAAGAGGGCCAAGAGGGCCAACTTGCACTCATTTTTATCCAGTAGGGGATGTTATGCAATCAGTGAAATGCCACATGTTAACATGCAGTCAGAGTGCATCGTGTCCGGAGAGAAATGGATGGAGACAGCGAAGCCAAGTTGAAGGTGCAGACAAGGTGTCCAAAGAGTACTTGTCCACTACGCGTGTCCTACGCACGCGTCATGTCAGACTAATTATTACACAAGGAAttataaaatagaaaatatcTGATGTTGATAtaattgaatatcagagtgtgcAACGAACgaaactaacaaaataatagaaatattattaaacaaaccaGAATGTCGAAagggctacaaaaccctaagagactacattgtgactgaCTTGTTAAAACTAACTAATATAAGCACTATtatatatagtgaaaactaaaacaaaccctaatcctTAAAGGATATAGAAAACTAAAGCACAATCATAATCCTTAAAGGATATAGAAAATTCTAACATCCTAGTCCCACAagaaaaccataaaaaaaaataaactaataactaattttccaacactccctgtcaaactcatggtggtacacgtcatgagtttgccaacaagtagATGCAGATGCAAGACTCCAAATTTCAGTGCTAGTGTCAATGCCAATGCCAATGCCAATGTCAATGCCAATGCCAAtaccgatgccgatgccgataccgatgccgatgccgatgccgatacCGATGCCGATGTCAACTtccgaacaaacaaacaaaaaatccaaccaaacttttttttttctctttgccCGCATGGGCCTTAAATAAGCAACCAATTTTCtcttgtttcttccttttttttttactcccctttttttcctttttttttcgttCCATTCTACTTTTTCCACTTTTTTTCTTTGCAGCAATACAAACTTGCGGATACTCTTGCAAGTTGCGGCGTTCAAAGGTGCAGAAGTAGAGTCATgggacaaaaaacaaaaaacgaacgaacaatttttttcttcttgcaaacaatcaataccaactaacaaTCTGAACACAAATGACAACGGAAACAAGCAAACAGATACCAACCCGAAGCAGATTAAATCTCGAAGGATcaaacctggctctgataccaagttgaatattagagtgcgcaacgaacaagactaacaaaataatagaaatattattaaacaaacgagaatgccgaaatggctacaaaaccctaagagactaaaTTGTGACTGACTTGTTAAAACTAACTAATACAAGCAGTATtatatatagtgaaaactaaagcaaacCCTAATCCTTAAAGGATATAGAAAACTAAAGCACAATCCTAATCCTTAAAGGATATAGAAAATTCTAACATCCTTGTCCCacaagaaaaccataaacaaaaataaactaataactaattttccaaTAGA
Protein-coding sequences here:
- the LOC103421518 gene encoding LOW QUALITY PROTEIN: LRR receptor-like serine/threonine-protein kinase RPK2 (The sequence of the model RefSeq protein was modified relative to this genomic sequence to represent the inferred CDS: substituted 1 base at 1 genomic stop codon), which translates into the protein MGTLILWSSFGAPQVIWVFCASPANCHLRHMEYQGRAQSRLKAIVRETFEDDTTFYDLIRAWVVIDLVTRNHGDSKRLRRWMSTRRPFSQRQDRYEFPNFQEESAVSEQNPSSDTAPVASADSIEFQGKKNRALVKAVIFVSIKLVAGNENYPVNLLQPPWPPKEAFVVKKIPTSLGQISDLTYLSLSGNLLIGVIPSSLGLLASLEVLELSSNYLTGEIPKDIVNLLFFCSTRIIFLAASDFQGRVGDSQPFAASPMGGPTQESGNGFSPIEIASITSAVAIVSVLLALVVLFLYTRKWNPKSGTQGSTRKEVTVFTDIGVPLTFENVVXGTGSFIASNCIGNGGFGATYKAEISPGIVVAIKRLSVGRFPGVQQFHAEIKTLGRLRHPNLVTLLGYHASDTEMFLIYNYLAGGNLEKFIQERSTRDVDWRVLHKIALDIARALAYLHDQCVPRVLHRDVKPSNILLDDDFNAYLSGFGLARLLGTSETHATTGVAGTIGYIAPEYAMTCRVSDKADVYSYGVVLLELLSDKKALDPSFSSYGNGFNIVQWSCMLLRQGRAKEFFTAGLWDAGPHDDLVEVLHLAVVCTVDSLSTRPTMRQVVRRLKQLQPPSC
- the LOC103421519 gene encoding ninja-family protein AFP3-like, which codes for MAQTEEGGNRATQQVFPMQVSTFPGDLYGKMVARNDFPGNFGEPTGEDSEEIELSLGLSLNGRFGVDPARAKTVALKRSSSISDFGFTPAREEETKCRVSAPSRAVPLMRTCSLPTETEDEWRKRKELQSLRRMEAKRKRSEKQLRNLKVPRDRSRENGGVEEKTGEVANGVHRREQFVKVVDEFRAMGIPNCPVPPPPAASQGSGSTGVSESENQVAATSQGVHTQARSHVDSQSSPKTEDELLATPRMITAQRSGQFNGVQTEINCNKPPVPENGANEIMRNVLENMPCVSTTGDGPDGKRIEGFLYRYKKGEEVRILCVCHGSFLSPAEFVKHAGGGDVAHPLKHIVVNPSPFL